One Candidatus Niyogibacteria bacterium genomic region harbors:
- a CDS encoding EamA family transporter, which produces MWLLVAIAAQFVNGSSAVIDKLLLKKSYPNPIGYTFWLGILGVFSLVFLPFGFRILNLSEAGLAFLAGIFFILAMLFYFYALFYGEASNSVILIGAISPVFTYIFSSLILGIELSSHQFVGFSILIFGGLILFFVESAPFRLKIGLFALASAFSFGLSNTLTKSVFEMTNFATGFIWIKLAGLFTVLAFLLLPALRGKILRPKGKDEFKSKWAYFLNRSYAGGGSVLIYYALLLGLPPLVDSTYNLKYVFIFLGGWLILRERFRGWALVGKIAALVVITLGILWLAVGEYYKSDAWASAGWAPDPQREVVWGVTFSQKFSEKLGSDPHTYFAVAQSANSKDGKVGEGAYWRENYDAIIKELKPKRIRLIAYWDMIEREEDKFDFQNLDYQMDEAAFSGARVILAVGRKLPRWPECHEPEWARAKSSKLKAQSLLKYIEAVVNRYKNHPALLYWQVENEPFLKFGECPPLDKEFLDEEITLVKSLDSNHPVLITDSGELGLWFGAVKRGDIFGTTMYRRIYNDTLGFIEYHLPPEFFGLKEKIIRRLTGEHEKKFIVSELAAEPWLPEQLYETALDEQLKYFDLDFFKNTIDYAKASGFDEYYLWGAEWWFWLKIKHNTPEFWEYAEKLLSRNNI; this is translated from the coding sequence ATGTGGCTTTTGGTTGCTATTGCAGCACAGTTTGTGAACGGGTCATCGGCCGTAATAGACAAACTGCTTTTGAAAAAATCATATCCGAATCCCATCGGCTATACTTTTTGGCTTGGGATTTTGGGAGTTTTTTCACTGGTTTTTTTGCCGTTTGGTTTTAGAATTTTGAATTTGTCTGAGGCCGGCCTTGCTTTTTTGGCCGGCATCTTTTTCATTTTGGCAATGCTTTTTTATTTTTACGCTCTTTTTTACGGTGAAGCGTCAAACTCCGTAATTTTAATAGGCGCGATTTCACCGGTTTTCACTTACATTTTCAGCTCGCTCATTTTAGGAATTGAATTAAGCAGTCATCAGTTTGTCGGATTTTCTATTTTAATTTTCGGCGGACTTATTTTATTTTTTGTTGAATCCGCGCCTTTTCGCCTAAAAATCGGCCTTTTCGCGCTTGCCTCCGCTTTTTCTTTCGGACTTTCAAACACGCTTACCAAAAGCGTGTTTGAAATGACCAATTTTGCTACGGGTTTCATCTGGATTAAACTTGCGGGACTTTTTACGGTTCTTGCCTTTCTTTTACTTCCGGCGCTGCGCGGGAAAATCTTAAGACCCAAAGGTAAAGACGAATTCAAAAGCAAGTGGGCATATTTTCTGAATCGGAGCTATGCCGGAGGCGGCTCCGTTTTGATATACTATGCCCTTTTGCTTGGACTTCCGCCGCTTGTGGATTCAACTTACAATCTTAAATATGTTTTTATTTTTCTCGGCGGATGGCTGATTTTGCGCGAGCGTTTTAGAGGGTGGGCGCTTGTCGGAAAAATAGCGGCTCTTGTCGTAATAACCCTGGGCATTTTGTGGCTTGCCGTCGGCGAATATTACAAGTCAGACGCATGGGCGAGCGCCGGATGGGCGCCCGACCCGCAAAGGGAAGTTGTCTGGGGCGTTACATTCTCGCAAAAATTTTCCGAAAAGCTCGGGTCTGACCCCCACACCTACTTTGCCGTGGCGCAAAGCGCAAATTCAAAAGATGGCAAAGTAGGTGAGGGGGCTTATTGGCGCGAAAATTATGACGCGATTATAAAAGAATTAAAGCCGAAGCGCATCCGTCTCATCGCTTATTGGGACATGATTGAACGGGAGGAAGACAAGTTTGATTTTCAAAATTTGGATTATCAAATGGATGAAGCCGCGTTCTCCGGCGCGCGGGTTATTTTGGCTGTTGGCCGGAAACTGCCGCGCTGGCCCGAATGTCATGAGCCCGAATGGGCTCGAGCTAAAAGCTCAAAGCTAAAAGCTCAAAGCTTGCTTAAATATATCGAAGCCGTCGTAAATCGCTATAAAAATCATCCGGCGCTTTTATATTGGCAGGTAGAAAACGAGCCGTTTTTAAAATTCGGCGAATGTCCGCCGCTGGATAAAGAATTTCTGGATGAAGAAATAACGCTGGTCAAATCCCTGGATTCCAATCACCCGGTCTTAATTACGGATAGCGGCGAATTGGGATTGTGGTTTGGGGCGGTTAAACGCGGAGATATTTTCGGAACGACAATGTATCGCAGGATTTATAATGATACGCTCGGCTTTATTGAATATCATCTGCCGCCGGAGTTTTTCGGACTTAAAGAAAAAATAATAAGACGGCTTACCGGAGAGCATGAGAAAAAATTTATTGTCTCAGAGCTTGCGGCCGAGCCGTGGCTTCCCGAACAACTTTACGAAACAGCGCTTGACGAGCAATTGAAATATTTTGATTTGGATTTTTTTAAAAACACGATTGATTACGCCAAGGCCAGCGGTTTTGACGAATATTATTTATGGGGCGCGGAATGGTGGTTTTGGCTTAAAATTAAACACAATACGCCGGAGTTTTGGGAATATGCTGAGAAACTTTTATCGCGAAATAATATTTAA
- a CDS encoding type II toxin-antitoxin system HicB family antitoxin yields the protein MIAVEKDEDGFYVVECPIFEGCYTQGKNLDEALKNIRKVIALILEERKSREVLESYRPKELSLHTITL from the coding sequence ATTATAGCAGTTGAAAAAGACGAAGATGGATTTTATGTCGTTGAATGTCCTATTTTTGAGGGGTGTTACACTCAGGGCAAAAATTTAGACGAAGCCCTGAAAAATATACGCAAGGTTATTGCTTTAATACTTGAAGAAAGAAAAAGCAGGGAAGTTCTTGAGTCCTATCGTCCCAAAGAACTAAGCTTGCACACAATCACCCTTTAG